In a single window of the Gemmatimonadota bacterium genome:
- a CDS encoding 6-bladed beta-propeller, translating into MILASNDLRLAFRCWAAIGAAACIVSVPLAAAQAPGREEGHAVASEQLRVSGAADTEPFGRIDCIAATPDGGVALFDGKGMDGPTLLLLDENGKLRRRLGRKGAGPGEYSSLQLSDCISVTADGTIVLLDRGLSRIVRWDRNGKLLPAVSVPVRPSGLPPYLVPLRDGSFYVHSVIRPPTPGGVFDGGDYGYIHLSAAGSILDTLRPSAMALRKRGHRIGDPNVQWFPRIDGSVLEADQAELGYRLRDLKGAWHPVSHPRPAIPFSTAELAEEAAIQEWTRLLTRGAVPAGELAETKPAFERIFSDAGMRVWLLRRVPAEAGIPRPEGGPPSIGATPRPARHLFEPPVWVRFSAKGKYEGEVRFPLESASGSAFVATGNTVWSASLSKEGEPVVIKWLIEMH; encoded by the coding sequence ATGATCCTCGCCTCGAACGACTTGCGCCTCGCATTCCGCTGCTGGGCGGCCATCGGCGCCGCAGCCTGCATCGTGAGTGTGCCGCTCGCGGCTGCTCAGGCCCCCGGCAGGGAAGAGGGCCACGCTGTCGCTTCCGAGCAGCTCCGGGTCAGCGGAGCTGCTGACACCGAGCCCTTCGGCAGAATCGATTGCATCGCGGCCACCCCGGATGGTGGCGTTGCGCTCTTCGATGGCAAGGGTATGGACGGCCCAACCCTGTTACTCCTCGACGAGAACGGCAAGCTTCGCCGACGCCTCGGGCGCAAGGGCGCAGGCCCGGGTGAATATTCCTCCCTGCAACTGTCCGACTGCATCTCGGTCACCGCCGATGGCACGATAGTGCTGCTCGACCGAGGGCTGTCGCGAATCGTTCGCTGGGATCGAAATGGAAAGCTGCTTCCGGCGGTTTCCGTTCCTGTCCGGCCGAGCGGCCTCCCGCCGTACTTGGTACCGCTTCGTGACGGCTCATTCTACGTGCATTCCGTCATCAGGCCGCCGACGCCCGGGGGGGTCTTTGATGGCGGCGACTACGGCTACATCCACCTGAGTGCGGCGGGGTCGATCCTTGACACGCTCCGGCCCTCGGCGATGGCGCTGCGCAAACGCGGCCACCGGATCGGCGATCCGAACGTGCAGTGGTTTCCCCGGATCGATGGGAGCGTCCTCGAGGCCGATCAGGCGGAGTTGGGCTACCGCCTTCGGGATCTCAAGGGCGCCTGGCATCCAGTGAGCCACCCGCGCCCGGCCATCCCGTTCTCTACCGCCGAACTGGCGGAGGAAGCTGCCATCCAGGAATGGACCAGACTCTTGACTCGTGGCGCGGTTCCGGCGGGCGAGTTGGCAGAAACCAAGCCGGCATTCGAGAGGATTTTCAGTGATGCAGGGATGCGGGTATGGTTGCTTCGACGCGTCCCTGCCGAGGCTGGCATTCCGCGTCCGGAGGGTGGCCCTCCCAGTATTGGCGCGACGCCGCGACCAGCCCGGCATCTCTTCGAACCGCCGGTCTGGGTGCGCTTTTCGGCCAAGGGCAAGTACGAGGGGGAGGTGCGTTTCCCCTTGGAGAGCGCCTCGGGAAGCGCCTTTGTCGCGACGGGCAATACGGTCTGGTCCGCGTCGCTCTCGAAGGAGGGTGAGCCGGTAGTGATCAAGTGGCTGATCGAGATGCACTGA
- a CDS encoding PH domain-containing protein produces MAQQFKSKVDSWFILLLVGVAIIVLGTAVVTLAGHARPSIGSWLAIAIPAPIALGLPLWMLLGTSYTIDGDTLIVRCGPQVQRVPLRLVTKVVATRSILSAPALSLDRLAISYGKGQSVVISPREKSAFLKALVAAGVAQEGIAA; encoded by the coding sequence ATGGCACAGCAGTTCAAGTCGAAGGTCGACAGCTGGTTCATCCTGCTGTTGGTTGGTGTCGCGATTATCGTGCTGGGGACGGCCGTCGTGACGCTGGCCGGTCACGCCCGGCCGTCGATCGGAAGCTGGCTGGCGATCGCGATCCCTGCACCCATCGCACTCGGACTACCGCTCTGGATGCTCCTCGGCACGTCGTATACGATCGATGGTGATACGCTGATCGTTCGCTGCGGTCCGCAGGTGCAACGGGTACCACTGCGTCTGGTGACGAAAGTCGTCGCGACCCGGTCGATCCTCTCTGCCCCCGCCCTCTCGCTCGATCGACTGGCGATCAGCTATGGCAAAGGGCAGAGTGTGGTGATCTCCCCGCGGGAGAAGAGTGCATTCCTCAAGGCGTTGGTTGCGGCCGGGGTCGCGCAGGAGGGTATCGCGGCTTGA
- a CDS encoding 6-bladed beta-propeller, whose amino-acid sequence MRSSLLAILFTLVTAANAQRAPTTAVIFGIGAPSGNDSPAKLGPVAIDRSGRIFHLDVAEASIVAYSGAGKRLFAIGRRGDGPGEFRKPVAMVIDSANHLLVMDEAQRAVHRFDLSRSGPPRLLDRIPVPLTGHSICILGSQLVVLKSSSASAPVIHLLALQDGGATIVRSFAPANIVDKRASSIVIRMMLLDEGRLACNSAQQLVALAAEGSGTFHVYDKRGSEVARGAVPGFAEIPVMQDGPERFIVRAGPGGVMSISAMEVAADGSVALQASTQPRDYSSAQGPSQQFWFDPAGRLTRKAAPTRMWRVAARDGILLCGLAEPEPTLVVTTAGSCP is encoded by the coding sequence ATGCGATCGTCCTTGCTCGCGATTCTCTTCACCCTCGTCACTGCTGCCAACGCGCAGCGCGCCCCGACGACGGCCGTGATCTTCGGCATCGGCGCCCCTTCGGGGAATGACTCGCCCGCGAAGCTCGGGCCGGTGGCGATCGATCGCAGCGGCCGGATCTTCCACCTCGACGTGGCCGAGGCGTCGATTGTGGCGTACTCGGGCGCGGGGAAGCGACTCTTCGCCATCGGCCGACGAGGCGATGGGCCGGGCGAGTTCCGGAAACCAGTCGCAATGGTGATCGATAGCGCCAACCATCTGCTCGTGATGGACGAGGCGCAGCGAGCGGTACATCGATTCGATCTGTCGCGGTCAGGCCCGCCGCGCCTTCTCGACCGGATTCCGGTCCCGCTGACCGGCCATTCGATCTGTATTCTCGGGAGCCAGCTGGTGGTGCTGAAATCATCGTCGGCAAGTGCCCCGGTGATTCACCTGCTCGCACTCCAGGATGGCGGTGCCACAATCGTGCGCAGCTTCGCGCCGGCCAACATCGTTGACAAGCGCGCCAGCAGCATCGTGATCCGGATGATGCTCCTCGATGAAGGCCGACTCGCCTGCAACTCAGCGCAGCAGCTGGTTGCGCTCGCAGCCGAGGGGAGTGGCACGTTCCACGTGTATGACAAGCGCGGCAGCGAAGTAGCGAGGGGAGCGGTTCCGGGGTTCGCCGAAATACCGGTGATGCAAGACGGCCCCGAGCGGTTCATAGTACGGGCAGGGCCCGGAGGGGTGATGTCCATCTCGGCGATGGAGGTCGCGGCCGATGGCAGTGTCGCGCTGCAGGCGAGTACCCAACCTCGCGATTATTCGTCCGCGCAGGGGCCATCGCAGCAATTCTGGTTCGACCCCGCTGGTCGGCTCACGCGAAAGGCAGCTCCCACGCGGATGTGGCGCGTTGCCGCTCGCGACGGCATACTCCTCTGCGGTCTCGCGGAGCCGGAGCCCACGCTGGTGGTGACGACTGCGGGGAGTTGTCCTTAG